In Penaeus monodon isolate SGIC_2016 chromosome 15, NSTDA_Pmon_1, whole genome shotgun sequence, a genomic segment contains:
- the LOC119581989 gene encoding MFS-type transporter SLC18B1-like (The sequence of the model RefSeq protein was modified relative to this genomic sequence to represent the inferred CDS: added 85 bases not found in genome assembly), translating into MSLGLWPRLAKRAAIGVMTADRCKMEGRQSTGTAPTAGEQGVSSSPTSTIVPIADETGTSTQDRGLKDAPPTPTKRQRSDSTTDIRNNNLKNQDDETDGDKVYNTTTEALKKGNSCCDWMLRSVWKRGKRKNKGRPKEKRQKKEEEEEEEEEGGGSFFATMYCRRQWYILLVLCLGTLTSSFAVCLFPPFFPRIAQEKGASATIYGLIIGTNCLTAFLITPVVGKNLKTIGVHFAFTAGLFCSGGCCMLTGLLEFFPGGPAFVIIAVFIRMVHATANSGILTSSFAFIAAEFPESVAKMFALTRTTMNLAQMFGPVVGGALYEVGGFKMPFLVMGSLQMAMTIFASFLLPHSSKEAETTENETGKKKEVQIWRVFTIPGVWVSFLTFIFSTMSNGFLSVTLEPLVLRKFDLSPFYIGLLFGLKDGANSLASPIWGWACDRYHKVKLFILLASCFAFTSFFLLGPFPGVPIQSTLAIVILALSLNGCGIGGQQVAGVVDAMKEVVEGGFPDEADTHGCVAGLWSSLSGAGRFISRGGSGVLIDTIGFRKSTVIVVFLHGFIIVMTMLHLMFCGKSRISYLHHYNTEGESSESGRGGVITTGANRIGTIFTTSPSEPVTTKAITIEIPGYREDFEDSLFCGSAPISTSMRYGRSRSRRCTATMESV; encoded by the exons CCGGGGAGCAAGGCGTCTCCTCAAGCCCGACGTCAACCATTGTGCCCATTGCAGACGAGACGGGCACGAGCACTCAGGACCGTGGCCTAAAGGACGCGCCTCCTACGCCTACGAAGCGTCAGCGCTCTGACTCCACAACTGATATCaggaataataatttaaaaa ACCAAGACGACGAAACCGACGGCGACAAAGTGTACAACACGACGACGGAGGCCCTCAAGAAAGGCAACTCATGCTGCGACTGGATGCTGAGGTCCGTCTGGAAAA CAGCTTCTTCGCCACGATGTACTGCCGCAGACAGTGGTACATCCTCCTCGTGCTGTGCCTGGGTACTCTGACTTCCTCCTTCGCCGTGTGTCTGTTTCCGCCCTTCTTTCCGAGGATT GCCCAGGAAAAGGGTGCTTCAGCCACCATCTATGGCCTTATCATCGGGACCAACTGTCTGACAGCATTCCTTATCACCCCCGTTGTTGGGAAGAAC CTTAAGACAATTGGTGTTCACTTTGCCTTCACAGCCGGCTTGTTCTGTAGTGGAGGGTGTTGCATGTTGACAGG ACTTCTGGAGTTCTTTCCAGGAGGCCCTGCCTTCGTGATCATAGCTGTGTTCATCAGAATGGTGCATGCCACGGCAAACTCCGGTATTTTGACCAGCTCCTTTGCCTTCATTGCTGCGGAGTTTCCCGAGTCGGTTGCCAAAATGTTT GCTCTGACCAGGACCACCATGAACTTGGCCCAGATGTTTGGGCCGGTGGTGGGAGGGGCACTGTACGAGGTGGGCGGGTTCAAGATGCCCTTCCTCGTGATGGGCAGCCTGCAGATGGCCATGACCATATTCGCCTCCTTCCTGTTGCCTCATTCGTCAA AGGAGGCAGAGACGACGGAAAATGAgacggggaagaagaaagaggttcAGATCTGGAGGGTCTTCACCATCCCGGGCGTGTGGGTCTCCTTCCTCACCTTCATCTTCTCCACGATGAGCAACGGCTTCCTCTCCGTCACCCTGGAGCCTCTTGTGCTTCGGAAG TTCGACCTGAGTCCGTTCTACATTGGTCTGCTGTTCGGCCTGAAAGACGGGGCCAACAGCCTGGCGTCTCCCATCTGGGGCTGGGCGTGCGATCGCTACCACAAGGTCAAGTTGTTCATCCTCTTGGCTTCCTGCTTCGCCTTCACGTCCTTTTTCTTGCTGGGACCTTTCCCGGGAGTTCCCAttcagag CACGCTGGCGATCGTTATCCTCGCCCTCTCACTGAACGGCTGTGGCATCGGCGGGCAGCAGGTGGCAGGGGTCGTCGACGCTATGAAGGAAGTCGT CGAGGGAGGGTTTCCTGACGAGGCTGACACCCATGGCTGCGTGGCTGGGCTGTGGTCCTCCCTGTCCGGTGCGGGGAGGTTCATTTCTCGCGGGGGGTCGGGGGTCCTCATAGACACGATTGGCTTCAGGAAATCCACCGTCATTGTGGTCTTTCTCCATGGATTCATC ATTGTGATGACGATGCTGCATCTGATGTTCTGCGGCAAGAGTCGAATTTCCTACTTGCATCACTACAACACCGAGGGCGAGTCGAGTGAGTCTGGCCGCGGGGGAGTCATCACCACGGGGGCAAACAGGATTGGGACCATCTTCACTACCTCGCCCTCGGAACCCGTCACCACCAAAGCT ATTACCATCGAAATCCCCGGTTACAGAGAAGATTTTGAGGATTCTTTATTTTGTGGTTCAGCTCCAATATCGACGTCCATGAG GTACGGACGAAGCAGGTCTCGGCGTTGTACAGCAACAATGGAGTCTGTATAA